The Heteronotia binoei isolate CCM8104 ecotype False Entrance Well chromosome 11, APGP_CSIRO_Hbin_v1, whole genome shotgun sequence genome includes the window CACCTGCTTTATCCATTTGTTGTGGCACAAGGCCACATTGAACGAAATGCATATAACAGTTTGCTTCCTTACCACAAGAGACCAGGCCAAATGGTTGCTTAACATGGTTGTACTATAATGTTCTATTTTGCATCTAACACACATGCACGAAAGCCCCAAAAGATGAAAAACAATTATCACATGTAATTGTGTATGTGATTTAAAGACAAAACATATGTTTAAAATTAAACACATAAGAAATATTTTAGGTTCCTATAAGAAGACTTTACTGCGTGAAAGAGCACAGTTGCAAGTTGCAATATCCCTCTTGCACAAAGGAGACAGGATCACAGAGTATTTCCAGAAGCCAAGGACCACTTTGGAGAGAAGGAAGGTCCCCCTTGATTCTTAATACTCAGAACCAAACTTggacagtgggagggggggagagagagaagctcCAAGGCCTTTTAAGGGCACAGTGGCATCGGTTACTATTAACAGGCCATAATTAACCTTTTGCAAAATGGACAGGTTGCTTAAAACATCTCTCAGCAATCCATAAAAGTCTCCCAGTCCAAGGTGCTCAGGAATATCCTCCTTCTTGCCTGCTATGAGTTTAAAGGTAACGTTTCTATCAGGCACAAAATTAGTACAAGAATGAAACATTCCATTAATTGAAGCTGAGAGCCTCAACCCAACTACAGCTAGTCATGGGTTAAAGCCCCAGACAGACATAAACAAGATAGGAATGAATGTATGATCTGAAGAGGAAAGAGAGTAATGGGCTCATGCCTGGTGGACCATACCACCTGTGGCTGCTTCCACAATGGGATATTTCCATTAACGGACAAGCAGGAACCTCCTGAATTAAAGGGGAACATTGACATGTCATGCTCATTCTGAACACAACTCATGGCATCCCCATTGCTTTCCCAATTATTGTGCCCTTACATGGATACAGCCAATGTGTCATCTGTGTCTTCCCATTTTTGTAACATCCAGGTAGTGCATTCCAAGTGTATGTGTAGTCCCACTCTCTCCAAGTTCCAATCAATGTGTGGAGGGTCAGGAAATGACCTGCAGCTGTATGCAGCACTGTCCCCACTATTTAGTTCTACTTTGTTTGAATGTCAGTTGAGGGCATAAGCCAGAGTGAAACCCATTGTGCAAATATGCTGTAATGAACACAGTCTAACCTAGTTTTAACTGGATAGGGGCCAATGAGAGGTAAGAAGGTTGTGATAATGAAGAGATGGGATGCTGGCCATATGCAACGTTTTATAAATAATATGGGGATTACTATTATAGAGGCAGAAACATAGAAACCCAACACAGTGCCCTCTGCCCTGGTTAGCAGCAGTTCTCTAGGGCTGGGTCTCATGCGGGAATTTTTGCTGGTTGCCTCCCTTCTGTAGTGACCCTCCAATTCTCCACATACACTTTTGCTGCTCCTGGGAGGTCCTCCACCCTCCAAGAAAGCATTTCAAGGGCATTTCAGGATACAGCAggagaggggaggcagggaagtcaAGCTTCCATGTGCAGAATCCAATGACCTTGTCCAAATTTTGTATAATAAGCACATTACGTAATGTTTTTTTTGTAATGTTTACTAGTCTGCAAAATGCTGCTAATCAGAAGGAGGCCAGAAGCTAAATAGGACAAGACCCATATAAAAATTGGATGTTCTGTAATTATAATGGTTCACCTCCAGATTTTTGCAAAGGGTTCAATGCCCTGGACGGGATATTGTGCTGTTGTAATCAACAATGTATAGATCCTGTCCAAGGTAATGAAACCCCATTCTTTGACCACTGAAAATCTTCTGAGCAAGCCATGCGGCTTCTGAAATTTCATAAGGCATTTACCCACACCTTTTCAAAACATATCTTTCCAGTCACAGAGAGTGAGAAATCCCCCAGTTTTAGGGAATCCTTACCCACCTAAACAATCTCACAATCTTCTTCCACCTAAACATTCATTTCTGAGCAGTTCTAAACCAGCCTAtctgctttaaaaataatttattccTCCTTCCAGGaaaaggaggattttttttttttgtgggagtATGAGCTATCAGAAGCAAGTCAATATTTACTTACCTCCCCCAGAAGTTAGACTGTGACTCATGTTTTGTAACCTTGCAGAGCCAGAAAGACAAGCTGTGCTGGAATCTGTAGACTCTTGCACAGAAGGAGGACACCTTTCCGGTTGCAAAAGACCAAGCAAAGAACCATATTTCCCATCCGACGTGGATCCATGTGCCATATGCAGGTCAGGTACAGAGGAAGGGTATTCCGAAGGAGAGGTCAAATTGGGATGGCTCACTGAAGGCAAATGCCATAGATCCGAACCCGGGGGAGGAACGCCTTGTAGAATGGAGGGCTGGAAGGGGTCTGTAGCCACAGGAGCCGGAGCATGTAGGTCAGAGCTGGAGAGGTTTAAAGGAGGGGACGTTTGGTATGGTTTAGCCCAAGGAGGTGAGAAATTCCACTGATGGGGAGTCATGTGGCTGTCTGATTAAAAAAAAGATACAGATTCTGTTGAATGTGCTTCAGAGTCCATTGGAAGTGACAGAGGCTCCCAGTGGggcttctgttttcttttttcataTTGTTACAGatacaccctgcctttcttctgCCACAGACTCATGGTGGCTTACATAGATGGTTTGCCAGAGGTACCCCATCCAAGCACAGACCAAACCCAGAGCCGCTTGGCTTCAGCAAGGgtgcagcatagggttgccaagtccaattcaagaaatatctggggactttgggggtggagccaggagacattgggggtgaagccaggagcaaggttgtgacaagcataattgaactccaatgggagttctggccatcacatttaaagggaccgcacgccttttaaattccttcccttcactggaaataatggaagatagggacaccttcttttgtggttcatagaattggactccatggtctaatctttttttaaacttgtaGGATATTtggaggagaggtactggatgctatgctgaaaatctggcacctctaactcacaaagcagcccctcccagagccccagatagtcacagatcaattctccattataccctattggtctccatagggaataatggagtgcccagtagacatttcctacccccccccccacacacactttctgatgaccctgaagcagagggaggacctccaaatcaggggatcccctgcccccacctgggaattggcaaccctagtgcagcaTTCCTTTTCTGTCCCTTTATCCATATTTTTCCAGCCTCTCCTCCAGGATCAGAGCAGTATGCATAGTGTCTCCATGAGCAAGTTACTCTGCGAGCAGGAcgggccctgccactaggcaaactaggcaattgcctacagcgccagccttctgggggtgccaaattgggtgcccccatgtgactcagcgatgttatcagtgcaggcaggagccccagaagttagccttgcctagagtgccagacagtctagggctgactCCGTCTGAGAGTGATATCTGAAGAGCTGCTATGAGCCCAGTGCCATGAGGTCAGACCCAGGCAGGCTCCATCTTAGATTTAAAAAATTAAGACTGCAAGAAGTGTGTTGACAGAATGTCGCCCCAGAATGATGCAATGGGGTTCCTGTGAAAATGAA containing:
- the VGLL1 gene encoding transcription cofactor vestigial-like protein 1, with protein sequence MYPDMEEKKSSSKLSKTKQPVKTEWGAQYVVFTYFQGDINSVVDEHFSRALSATKTPQDLSRKNKSEDIVLKNDSHMTPHQWNFSPPWAKPYQTSPPLNLSSSDLHAPAPVATDPFQPSILQGVPPPGSDLWHLPSVSHPNLTSPSEYPSSVPDLHMAHGSTSDGKYGSLLGLLQPERCPPSVQESTDSSTACLSGSARLQNMSHSLTSGGGIQTSDVRRDLYF